A single genomic interval of Aureliella helgolandensis harbors:
- a CDS encoding HvfC/BufC N-terminal domain-containing protein — MQTVITHPDGVEAGADSQSAKQALSGVEEQTCIDALIAPSRNLSSQQRIEIYANAYYARLLECLRDEFPAMVALLGEDTFHAFAFDYLQSNPSSSYTLADLGRNFHRFLIDSRVREAGDETAVESGQSYFDLMIDLALLERTYSEIFTGPGIEDVESLSAEALSRVPQDSVGALRLKPAPCVRLLRLSTAAHEYAIAVRKSPTIAPQLPEFIETFLVVTRIDYVVRTVPAEPEEYLLLQALVENASLEQAIAKVAEQGSMDEEQMARKFAVWFQKWASDHLFMDFHISDL, encoded by the coding sequence ATGCAGACTGTCATTACGCATCCCGATGGGGTTGAAGCGGGAGCGGATTCGCAATCGGCGAAGCAAGCCTTGAGCGGCGTTGAAGAGCAAACTTGCATTGATGCCCTCATTGCCCCTTCTCGCAATCTTAGCAGCCAACAGCGAATCGAGATTTACGCGAACGCATATTACGCTCGCTTGCTCGAGTGCCTGCGCGATGAGTTCCCGGCCATGGTTGCGTTGCTAGGGGAGGATACGTTTCACGCCTTTGCATTCGACTACTTGCAATCCAATCCTTCCAGTAGCTATACGCTGGCGGATCTGGGGCGGAACTTCCATCGATTCTTGATTGATAGCCGTGTTCGCGAAGCAGGGGACGAGACCGCAGTGGAGAGTGGGCAGAGCTATTTCGATTTGATGATCGATCTTGCTTTGCTAGAGCGAACGTACAGCGAAATCTTTACTGGTCCGGGAATAGAAGACGTTGAATCGCTGAGCGCGGAGGCACTGTCCAGGGTGCCTCAAGATTCTGTGGGGGCCCTTCGATTGAAGCCAGCTCCTTGCGTTCGATTGCTGCGACTCTCGACCGCTGCCCATGAATACGCGATCGCTGTACGTAAATCCCCGACGATTGCTCCGCAGTTGCCCGAGTTCATTGAGACATTTTTGGTGGTCACTCGTATTGACTACGTCGTTCGCACTGTCCCTGCCGAACCCGAAGAGTACCTTCTACTACAGGCTCTGGTGGAGAACGCCAGCCTTGAGCAAGCCATTGCGAAAGTCGCTGAGCAAGGCTCTATGGATGAGGAGCAGATGGCGAGAAAATTTGCTGTTTGGTTTCAAAAATGGGCCAGCGACCACCTATTCATGGATTTCCATATATCCGACCTTTGA